A part of Limihaloglobus sulfuriphilus genomic DNA contains:
- a CDS encoding FAD-dependent oxidoreductase, whose product MIPVAAEVDVVVAGGTTAGAAAALEAAKNGASVYLISSRPYLGVDLCRHYRYWLDEGEEPTDPLAAALFEEPPLQANLYEFSYETDISSNPSSHPDTDPPSLLTDGLWASAALQSVQYDGSVNVIADLGEAKAFESVNIKFYQGSSFKVESVTVYVSNDKQNWQQLALLPNDKIDEGDFRYDSINLTADIGQSRRYVKFFIKKAANVSRVLLAEIQITESIPSSSVRRPPAPMQIKHVLQEALYDAGVTVMTRSCPTDVLHDNEGRVAGVVMANRSGRQAVKAKVVIDATERGVIARAAGAVFSDYPAGTYQFERYVIRGPIRTGAGVIGEYAPANLAAPFSGYYPAIKYTVDIDMPDGSVSSFARAELAARDKTFHIEQIDSSEAVFQVPPDSMTAVSSFTGSWPGADQLDIGVFRPAGINRLYVLSGCADVSRENAEQILKPLNFIQLGRRIGSYASMEAAAVGQPQEVTLQGDSVDASVSGEVRENLTGIRSILRCQPTVPALRRSLPVLAEYDVVVVGGGTGGAPAGIAAARQGASTLVIEYLHDLGGMGTLGLIGEYYAGNRVGFTAEIDNAIADAPALSDRETVWNIEAKKNWYRDQIYNAGGDIWFNTLGCGAFVENGKVKGVVVATEHGRGVVLAKTVIDSTGNSDIAIAAGAEYQYTDSRNTALQGTGLPYRSLTDFRKPFWLTNTDWTLVEHSDMKDTSEISFIAKRMFYNSYDLGQHIQTRECRRIVADLTLQVSDMANDRTYPDTIVRTKGGAYDSHGFTVDPYLSIIVPDHFTGETSIYVPYRSIIPTGLDGILATGLGAGADRDVMPVMRMQADVQNQGYAAGTAAAMAAANGGHTRSIDIDMLQQHLVAKGNLEPEVLNHSDSFPFSASEVQNAVMSMALSPDYSGIEVVTAQPPDSVPLLKQVVNSASVTYEQKLRCAHVLAFLGESDGLDVLLHEIQSYSQWDDGWDWDTSFGITNSRLDSYIMALSHIPDTQALPALLDKLALLEAVSDLSHITSIAHALGAIGDSSAAGPIANILQKSGMMGHHMSNVEEAEGVYVSEVGSFVRKKAIKEISLARALYRCGDYQGIGRSILENYETDRRGHFARHAHAVLDWADMNCDGLVEMSDYAAIASYWLQNCDMCGGSDVNGDRTVDENDLIFLINRWLD is encoded by the coding sequence ATGATTCCGGTTGCCGCTGAGGTTGATGTCGTTGTTGCCGGCGGGACTACCGCGGGTGCGGCGGCGGCGCTTGAAGCGGCAAAAAACGGGGCGAGTGTATATCTTATATCCTCTCGCCCGTATCTTGGTGTTGACCTGTGCAGGCATTACCGCTACTGGCTTGATGAGGGAGAAGAGCCGACAGATCCTTTGGCAGCGGCTTTGTTTGAAGAGCCGCCGCTTCAGGCAAATTTGTACGAATTCAGCTATGAAACCGATATATCCTCAAATCCCTCGTCACACCCTGATACTGACCCGCCAAGTCTGCTTACAGATGGTCTCTGGGCAAGTGCCGCGTTGCAGAGCGTTCAGTATGACGGCAGTGTAAATGTTATTGCGGATCTTGGAGAAGCTAAAGCCTTTGAGTCAGTCAACATAAAATTCTATCAGGGCAGCTCTTTTAAGGTTGAAAGCGTGACTGTTTATGTGAGCAATGATAAGCAGAACTGGCAGCAGTTGGCTTTGCTGCCCAACGACAAAATCGATGAAGGCGATTTCAGGTATGATTCCATCAATCTGACTGCTGATATCGGCCAGAGCCGGCGTTATGTGAAATTCTTTATCAAGAAGGCGGCTAATGTAAGCCGTGTTCTGCTTGCTGAAATACAGATAACAGAGAGCATCCCCTCAAGCTCTGTCCGCAGACCTCCGGCTCCGATGCAGATAAAACACGTCCTGCAGGAAGCCCTCTATGATGCGGGTGTTACCGTAATGACCAGATCCTGCCCGACAGATGTTCTTCACGATAATGAGGGCAGAGTTGCCGGCGTGGTAATGGCAAACCGATCCGGCCGCCAGGCTGTTAAGGCGAAGGTTGTAATAGATGCTACCGAGCGCGGGGTTATAGCGAGAGCTGCCGGTGCTGTTTTCAGCGACTACCCGGCAGGTACATATCAGTTTGAGAGATATGTTATCAGAGGCCCGATCCGCACGGGTGCCGGCGTAATAGGGGAATATGCTCCCGCCAATCTGGCCGCTCCATTTTCCGGCTATTATCCTGCCATTAAATACACTGTTGATATCGATATGCCCGACGGTTCAGTATCTTCTTTTGCCAGAGCAGAGCTTGCTGCAAGAGATAAGACGTTTCACATTGAGCAGATAGACTCTTCCGAGGCAGTCTTTCAGGTGCCGCCGGATTCTATGACCGCTGTTTCCAGTTTTACCGGAAGCTGGCCCGGTGCAGACCAGCTGGATATTGGCGTTTTCAGGCCTGCCGGCATAAACAGGCTGTATGTTCTAAGCGGCTGCGCTGATGTGTCTCGAGAAAACGCTGAACAAATACTGAAGCCTCTTAATTTTATACAGCTTGGCCGGCGAATAGGCTCATATGCTTCCATGGAAGCAGCAGCGGTGGGTCAGCCTCAAGAAGTTACTCTCCAGGGCGACAGTGTCGATGCATCTGTTAGCGGTGAAGTACGTGAAAATCTTACCGGAATCCGTTCAATACTGCGGTGTCAGCCGACAGTTCCCGCACTGCGTCGGAGCTTGCCGGTACTTGCAGAATACGATGTCGTTGTTGTCGGCGGCGGGACAGGCGGCGCTCCTGCGGGCATAGCTGCCGCAAGGCAGGGTGCTTCCACTCTCGTCATAGAGTACCTCCATGATCTTGGCGGCATGGGAACCCTTGGACTGATTGGTGAATACTATGCCGGCAACAGAGTCGGATTTACTGCCGAAATAGACAACGCAATTGCTGATGCTCCTGCACTTAGTGACCGTGAAACAGTATGGAACATAGAGGCGAAGAAAAACTGGTACAGAGACCAGATTTATAATGCAGGCGGTGATATATGGTTTAACACTCTCGGCTGCGGCGCATTTGTTGAAAACGGCAAGGTAAAAGGTGTTGTTGTCGCAACCGAACACGGCAGAGGCGTTGTTCTGGCAAAAACAGTCATAGATTCTACCGGAAATTCGGATATTGCGATAGCCGCCGGCGCTGAATACCAGTACACCGATTCGAGAAATACTGCGCTCCAGGGAACAGGCCTTCCGTACAGGAGTCTGACAGATTTTAGGAAACCTTTCTGGCTGACAAATACCGACTGGACACTTGTTGAACATTCTGACATGAAGGATACCAGTGAGATTTCTTTCATTGCCAAGAGAATGTTCTACAACTCGTATGACCTTGGCCAGCATATTCAGACGCGCGAATGCCGCAGAATCGTTGCTGATCTGACACTTCAGGTCTCAGACATGGCAAATGACCGCACATACCCCGATACGATTGTTCGCACGAAAGGCGGGGCGTATGATTCACATGGGTTTACCGTTGATCCTTACCTCTCAATCATTGTTCCGGATCATTTTACAGGCGAAACCTCAATATACGTACCCTATCGCAGTATAATTCCAACGGGTCTTGACGGGATTCTGGCGACCGGACTTGGCGCCGGTGCTGACCGTGACGTTATGCCGGTGATGCGTATGCAGGCAGACGTTCAAAACCAGGGCTACGCCGCCGGTACTGCCGCGGCGATGGCAGCAGCAAACGGCGGGCATACACGCAGCATTGATATTGATATGCTTCAGCAGCATCTTGTTGCCAAGGGTAACCTTGAGCCGGAAGTATTAAATCACAGCGATTCTTTTCCGTTTAGTGCTTCCGAGGTACAAAACGCGGTTATGAGTATGGCTCTTAGTCCGGATTACAGCGGAATAGAGGTTGTGACGGCACAGCCGCCGGACTCTGTGCCGCTGCTCAAGCAAGTGGTCAACAGCGCTTCTGTTACGTACGAGCAGAAGCTCAGGTGCGCACACGTTCTTGCTTTTCTTGGTGAATCTGACGGTTTGGACGTGCTTTTGCATGAAATACAATCATACAGCCAGTGGGATGACGGCTGGGACTGGGATACTTCGTTTGGCATCACAAACAGCCGCCTTGACAGCTATATCATGGCTCTCTCGCACATACCTGATACCCAGGCATTGCCGGCTTTACTTGATAAACTTGCTCTGCTTGAGGCCGTTTCTGATCTTTCACATATAACCTCAATAGCACATGCACTGGGAGCAATAGGCGATTCTTCCGCGGCAGGGCCGATAGCAAATATTCTGCAAAAGAGCGGTATGATGGGGCATCATATGTCTAATGTCGAAGAGGCAGAGGGTGTCTATGTTTCCGAGGTGGGCAGTTTCGTAAGAAAAAAAGCCATTAAAGAAATCTCGCTTGCACGTGCCCTTTACAGGTGCGGAGACTATCAGGGCATAGGCAGAAGTATCCTTGAAAATTACGAGACTGACAGACGAGGCCACTTTGCCCGCCATGCCCATGCTGTTCTGGATTGGGCTGATATGAACTGCGACGGCCTGGTGGAAATGTCTGATTACGCGGCAATCGCCTCTTACTGGCTGCAAAACTGCGACATGTGCGGCGGCTCTGATGTCAACGGTGACAGAACTGTTGATGAGAATGACCTGATTTTTCTAATTAACCGCTGGCTTGATTAG
- a CDS encoding FAD-dependent oxidoreductase, translated as MLKRTFVFVLLFTAIQFSLAAFPETVKETQRDIPVVDSVDVVVVGGSTGGVSAALAARQQGAEVFLVGSKTYLGDDMCSTYQLWLEEGEEPLTPLAEAIYTSPYKTQGLEFSYSADKPSIGVHKDTNPPSMLTDGHWQDAVSESVEFSGDVSITADLGEKVELSKIQLYAFKRKGHYDVGKISVFAGINKTKWDKIGELKPEPSQISGFEPAEGFSFDADGKYRYVRFDIAAKDSRRLLLGEIVIEEKDYGKDEEKVYATPRPMHVKRTLEHALLDAGVRFVFSSYPSDIVISQDGEPVGVCIVNRSGRQIILCKTIIDATENAALARMAGADVRTAPAGTQRFKRVVIGGKPVEHESIVSARVLEAPEWKPALETVLNPKGEIWKVGPLDDWDGTMIEYTLELDMPDESFKSFAQAEQKARWATWSGHQFDASPYLAYVPKESIVCRKQAVSSGGADTVSIDSFRPEGVDRLFIVGGCADIDRIMAASLLRPVNLMLIGEKIGKTAAQSAFALKETEMPEKAELLPQYPARGSREGDLKEVLTGLRKSQTGLPRVTSLERNIPILGKYDVVVVGGGTGGAPAAISSAREGMRTLVVEYQHGLGGVGTLGLIGIYYFGNLGGFTAEIDEGVRALGPKAERPKHDYTNVWNVEYRMEWFRREILNAGGDIWFNSIGSGTLVENGKIKGVIVSTPQGRGIVLCDVAIDSTGSSDIAISAGADYSFTSAEHAAMQGTGMPFRNLYDTGKHRLHWYSNTDYTFVDDTDMLDVWRVHVGARDFFKTQYDLATVIDSRERRRIVGDYELNPLDVINDRTYDDTIEISRSNFDSHGFTIHPVFKLKSPDKSIMDVRVPYRCLLPKGLDNILVTGLGVSAHRDAMPLIRMEPDIQNQGYAAGIAASMAVKNNTTVRDIDVRSLQMRLVDKGCIPASVLEEKASEPISKEQMRDIVRKAGDDYDGVSYILDQPQDSLPLLKEKYRNAGSKERKLVYAHILGMMGEPLGADALIDLVSKSAWDEGWNFRGGGQFGGSMSYLDSVIIAMGKAADERAIEPLIEKTRQLDSDNEFSHHRAVAMAFESFGDPKAAKPLAELLQKEGMSGHTVTLEKINSGDKEYFTDRTLSLRELVLARALVRCGDYRGIGTKILKEYVKDLRGHYSQHALSILQEAAESE; from the coding sequence ATGCTTAAACGCACATTCGTGTTCGTGCTGCTTTTTACAGCAATTCAGTTTTCACTCGCAGCTTTCCCCGAAACAGTTAAAGAAACGCAGCGCGATATCCCCGTGGTAGATTCGGTTGACGTTGTTGTTGTAGGCGGCTCCACCGGCGGTGTATCTGCCGCTCTGGCTGCCCGGCAGCAGGGAGCCGAAGTCTTTCTTGTCGGTTCGAAGACCTATCTCGGTGATGACATGTGCTCGACATATCAGCTATGGCTCGAAGAGGGTGAGGAACCTCTCACCCCGCTTGCCGAAGCAATATATACATCCCCCTACAAAACACAGGGGCTTGAGTTCAGCTATTCAGCGGATAAACCGTCAATAGGGGTACACAAGGATACAAACCCTCCCTCAATGCTCACTGACGGACACTGGCAGGATGCAGTTTCTGAGAGTGTGGAATTCAGCGGAGATGTTTCAATTACAGCAGATTTGGGAGAAAAAGTTGAGCTGAGTAAGATTCAGCTTTATGCGTTTAAGCGTAAAGGGCATTATGATGTTGGGAAAATATCTGTTTTTGCCGGAATAAACAAGACTAAATGGGATAAAATCGGCGAGTTAAAACCCGAGCCGTCTCAAATCAGCGGTTTTGAACCGGCAGAGGGGTTCAGCTTCGATGCTGACGGCAAATACCGCTACGTGCGATTTGATATAGCCGCCAAAGACAGCCGGCGGCTTTTACTCGGCGAAATTGTCATCGAAGAAAAAGATTACGGAAAAGACGAAGAAAAAGTTTACGCCACTCCCCGTCCGATGCATGTTAAACGGACTCTTGAACACGCTCTGCTTGATGCCGGGGTTCGGTTCGTGTTTTCATCGTATCCATCAGATATTGTAATTTCTCAAGACGGTGAGCCTGTCGGAGTTTGCATTGTAAACCGCTCGGGCAGGCAGATTATTCTCTGCAAAACTATCATAGACGCAACAGAGAATGCCGCACTGGCACGAATGGCGGGCGCGGATGTACGAACTGCTCCCGCAGGTACACAGCGATTCAAACGGGTGGTTATAGGCGGCAAGCCTGTAGAGCATGAAAGTATCGTCTCGGCACGTGTACTCGAAGCACCTGAATGGAAGCCGGCTCTTGAGACCGTACTCAACCCGAAAGGCGAAATCTGGAAGGTCGGACCGCTGGATGACTGGGACGGTACTATGATAGAATATACTCTTGAGCTGGACATGCCCGATGAGTCTTTTAAATCATTCGCCCAGGCCGAACAAAAAGCCCGTTGGGCAACCTGGAGCGGCCATCAGTTTGACGCATCACCGTATCTTGCGTATGTTCCCAAAGAAAGCATAGTATGCAGAAAACAGGCCGTTAGTTCCGGTGGTGCTGATACTGTGAGCATTGATTCGTTCAGGCCCGAAGGTGTTGACCGTCTTTTCATTGTGGGCGGCTGCGCGGATATTGACCGTATCATGGCAGCTTCTTTACTGCGTCCTGTGAACCTGATGCTTATCGGTGAAAAAATAGGCAAAACAGCCGCTCAGAGTGCCTTTGCCCTTAAAGAAACAGAGATGCCCGAAAAGGCAGAGCTGCTGCCGCAATACCCTGCCCGCGGCAGCCGCGAAGGGGATCTAAAAGAAGTTCTTACCGGACTTAGAAAGTCGCAAACAGGTTTGCCTCGGGTTACCAGCCTGGAACGAAATATTCCGATTCTTGGCAAATATGATGTTGTAGTTGTGGGAGGCGGCACCGGCGGAGCCCCCGCGGCGATATCCTCAGCCCGTGAGGGAATGAGAACCCTCGTTGTGGAGTACCAGCATGGTCTCGGCGGCGTAGGAACGCTGGGGCTCATCGGCATCTACTACTTCGGTAATCTCGGAGGTTTTACCGCTGAGATAGATGAAGGTGTCAGGGCTCTGGGGCCAAAAGCCGAGAGACCTAAACATGACTATACAAATGTCTGGAATGTCGAGTACCGTATGGAATGGTTCCGCAGGGAAATACTCAATGCCGGCGGAGATATATGGTTTAATTCAATCGGCTCGGGCACCTTGGTTGAAAACGGCAAAATCAAAGGTGTCATCGTCTCTACCCCGCAGGGGCGCGGCATTGTGCTTTGTGATGTTGCCATTGACAGTACCGGCAGCTCGGATATAGCCATTTCTGCCGGTGCTGACTATAGCTTCACCAGTGCAGAACACGCCGCAATGCAGGGCACGGGAATGCCGTTTAGAAACCTCTACGACACAGGAAAACACAGACTGCACTGGTATTCAAATACTGATTATACTTTTGTTGATGATACCGATATGCTTGATGTATGGCGTGTTCATGTTGGAGCCAGGGATTTCTTTAAAACCCAGTATGACCTGGCAACAGTGATAGACTCGCGTGAACGCCGACGGATTGTAGGTGATTACGAGCTCAATCCGCTGGATGTTATAAATGACAGGACTTATGATGATACGATTGAAATCAGCAGAAGCAATTTTGACTCCCACGGTTTCACTATACATCCTGTATTTAAACTCAAATCTCCGGATAAGTCTATAATGGATGTTCGTGTGCCTTACAGGTGTCTGCTTCCAAAGGGGCTTGATAATATTCTTGTGACAGGCCTGGGCGTAAGCGCTCATCGCGATGCGATGCCGTTGATACGTATGGAGCCGGATATTCAGAATCAAGGTTATGCCGCGGGTATAGCCGCGTCTATGGCAGTAAAAAATAATACAACGGTACGTGATATTGACGTCCGCAGCCTGCAGATGCGTCTTGTAGATAAGGGATGTATCCCTGCAAGTGTTCTTGAGGAAAAGGCCTCTGAGCCGATCAGCAAAGAACAGATGAGGGATATAGTGCGTAAAGCAGGGGATGACTATGATGGGGTCAGCTATATACTTGACCAGCCGCAGGATTCTCTTCCTCTGCTCAAAGAAAAGTACAGAAACGCCGGCAGCAAGGAGCGGAAACTTGTTTATGCCCACATTCTCGGAATGATGGGAGAGCCTCTCGGCGCTGATGCCCTGATAGATCTTGTGTCTAAGTCTGCCTGGGACGAGGGATGGAACTTCAGAGGCGGCGGCCAGTTCGGCGGCAGTATGAGCTATCTGGACAGTGTAATCATAGCAATGGGTAAAGCCGCCGATGAACGCGCTATAGAGCCGCTGATTGAGAAAACCCGTCAGCTTGACTCAGACAATGAATTTTCGCATCATCGTGCTGTTGCAATGGCGTTTGAGAGTTTCGGTGATCCCAAGGCTGCAAAGCCTCTGGCAGAGCTTCTGCAGAAAGAAGGTATGTCGGGCCATACTGTGACGCTTGAGAAAATCAATTCAGGCGATAAAGAGTATTTCACTGACAGAACATTGTCACTGCGTGAGCTTGTGCTGGCAAGGGCTCTTGTAAGATGCGGAGACTACAGGGGCATTGGAACGAAAATTCTCAAAGAATATGTCAAAGACCTACGCGGCCATTATTCACAACATGCCTTGAGCATTCTTCAGGAAGCGGCAGAGTCTGAATAA
- a CDS encoding GntR family transcriptional regulator: MPIDTIEKEKLIKHKLISDKLAEKISRGEYAPGDKIPTELELSRIYKASRPTVSKALRRLQRQGLVSRRQGAGSFVSYPENETKGRKVGLLASIAEKTLHNGIFGSLITEMSHYGSERGFSLLVNSVPPDNDIVILKEYARRNCMELIRQKVDAVVFMPLDLNEEDIKINEELAKSLKESGAIVVLLDRDLNPSNGHSDFDIIETNNRRGGFDIIEHLIESGCRKIDIVTVIGLAPSSVNERIEGGRRAMAKHGLSWEDLRLHKIDPRRPESCFEYLDRLDADGIMCTNDTLAAILMREMLGRGIKIPEEIKLTGFDDSPIAAYLPVPLTTMRQPVDALAAEAIRAIESRSSNRDMPARQILLSSELIVRKSTSNIKPDKTKDF, translated from the coding sequence ATGCCGATAGACACAATAGAAAAAGAAAAACTAATCAAGCATAAGCTGATTAGTGATAAACTTGCGGAAAAAATCTCCAGGGGCGAATATGCCCCTGGAGATAAAATTCCGACGGAGCTTGAGCTTTCCAGAATATACAAAGCCTCACGCCCGACTGTAAGCAAGGCTTTGCGCCGTCTCCAGCGGCAGGGGCTTGTTTCACGCCGCCAGGGAGCGGGCAGCTTTGTGTCCTATCCTGAAAATGAAACCAAAGGCCGTAAGGTCGGACTGCTTGCAAGTATTGCCGAAAAGACACTGCACAACGGTATTTTCGGTTCTCTCATTACTGAAATGTCGCATTACGGCAGCGAGCGGGGTTTTTCCCTGCTGGTAAATTCTGTGCCTCCTGATAATGATATTGTTATTTTAAAGGAATATGCCAGGAGAAACTGTATGGAACTTATACGGCAGAAGGTTGATGCTGTCGTATTTATGCCGCTGGATCTTAATGAAGAAGACATAAAAATAAATGAGGAGCTGGCGAAATCACTCAAGGAGTCGGGGGCTATAGTTGTTCTGCTGGACAGAGATCTAAATCCCTCTAACGGACATAGCGATTTTGATATTATTGAAACTAACAACCGCAGAGGCGGTTTTGACATTATCGAGCACCTGATTGAATCAGGCTGCAGAAAAATAGATATTGTAACCGTGATAGGATTAGCACCGAGCAGCGTTAATGAACGTATAGAAGGCGGGCGCAGAGCTATGGCAAAACACGGCCTTTCGTGGGAAGACCTGCGTCTCCACAAGATAGACCCGCGGCGGCCCGAAAGCTGCTTTGAGTATCTTGACCGGCTTGATGCCGATGGTATAATGTGCACAAATGATACTCTTGCGGCCATCTTAATGAGAGAAATGCTTGGAAGGGGCATAAAGATTCCCGAAGAAATAAAGTTAACAGGCTTCGACGATTCACCGATTGCCGCATACCTGCCTGTGCCTCTGACAACCATGCGGCAGCCGGTTGATGCGCTGGCAGCGGAGGCTATTCGGGCGATAGAATCCCGAAGTAGTAACCGCGACATGCCCGCAAGACAAATACTGCTCTCTTCTGAGCTGATAGTGCGAAAATCAACATCTAACATAAAACCCGATAAGACAAAAGATTTTTGA
- a CDS encoding LamG domain-containing protein: MKQIIVLTVVSFFAATSVMAATNWNGAEDTDWFNPNNWATGSVPGESELPQIDYVEGRVMPIFSAPGETHINKGLRIASSGVAGEASVEIAAGKMVCLDYAKLISRYVGQTSKVLVSGGELEVQGVLDIAMTAVGILEITSGYINLEGLTIQMFSPATYPDAQAYVRVHGGEMYVGNLIIQGNYNIDIRNDGTLMLPESELPVIQQMIGEGTLTAYGDGTANSGTGELKVEVLDGTVVVTAIEVKPEQASKPSPAASSALNVLMEANPVELSWTAGVGATSHILYASTDLDELNAAVDETSPAYITTTTNPFYSFTEEVFPEETIYWRVDEVSTAGTETGLVWDFTLLEDTLIDNFDSNVTAWVGSDLNVSAGTAVRMGTQSLQLSYSSAGYAEKTFSKALNFTAGGLESLSVLFHGYADNTSMSNDFYITLTDSSSNSSKVNYGGESFSLDQQNWEAWTAWDVAIADFDNGSIDLTSVEKVAFGIDGGQGDIFIDSFYTYPQRCVADLGPAGDLNNDCVVDLADYNVFAADWLATGYTVTPQAVAGDPVVYYDFEDEGMFAETVTNRSTYGSDPSLYNGTRTLFSTEYSTEGAVGGCIDLLDVAEVGNVSVPASVFDNVTDAVSVSVWVNLHVLEENKHAPVFVGFPSSPANVFNGYVPWVAAPMRVRFVTDNSEVVQEDATYRGTDAYIGVWNHYVFTKDITTGAMRIFMNGDLIAENYTAETMPQISQFMIGASPSFVQRMKGKVDEFRIYDYALSWEEVLTLYGETEPKEVALDSAADLLEDNTVDSQDLQLLTADWLSEILFPEN; this comes from the coding sequence ATGAAACAAATCATTGTACTTACGGTAGTTTCTTTTTTTGCGGCAACAAGTGTAATGGCCGCTACGAACTGGAACGGTGCGGAGGACACTGACTGGTTCAACCCTAACAACTGGGCAACCGGTTCTGTGCCGGGTGAAAGTGAATTGCCCCAGATTGACTATGTTGAGGGCAGAGTTATGCCGATTTTTTCCGCCCCCGGTGAGACCCACATCAACAAAGGACTTCGAATTGCCAGCTCTGGTGTTGCCGGCGAAGCGTCCGTTGAGATAGCCGCGGGAAAAATGGTATGCCTTGATTACGCCAAGCTGATATCCAGATATGTCGGACAGACATCAAAGGTTCTCGTTAGCGGGGGCGAGCTGGAGGTGCAGGGAGTTCTTGATATAGCCATGACCGCGGTTGGTATTCTTGAGATCACATCAGGATATATCAATTTGGAGGGACTGACTATACAAATGTTTTCCCCTGCCACTTATCCCGATGCCCAGGCCTATGTCAGGGTTCACGGCGGAGAGATGTACGTCGGCAATCTTATCATACAAGGCAATTACAACATAGATATTCGTAATGACGGAACTCTTATGCTTCCAGAATCAGAGCTGCCCGTCATCCAGCAGATGATCGGCGAGGGTACCCTGACTGCTTATGGAGACGGCACGGCAAACAGCGGTACCGGCGAGCTAAAAGTGGAAGTACTTGACGGCACTGTAGTTGTTACAGCTATTGAGGTTAAGCCCGAGCAGGCAAGCAAGCCGAGCCCCGCGGCATCATCGGCTCTTAATGTTTTGATGGAGGCAAACCCTGTTGAGCTGAGCTGGACAGCCGGCGTTGGCGCTACATCTCACATTCTTTACGCTTCTACAGATCTTGATGAACTTAATGCGGCGGTTGATGAAACTTCACCTGCTTACATAACCACGACCACAAACCCATTTTACAGTTTCACCGAGGAAGTTTTCCCCGAGGAGACTATTTACTGGCGGGTTGACGAGGTCAGCACAGCCGGCACAGAAACAGGGCTGGTTTGGGATTTCACCTTGTTAGAAGATACTTTGATTGATAATTTTGATTCCAATGTGACCGCATGGGTTGGCAGCGATCTTAATGTTTCGGCAGGCACAGCTGTAAGAATGGGTACGCAGTCGCTTCAGCTTTCTTACAGTTCGGCCGGATATGCTGAGAAGACATTCAGCAAAGCTCTTAATTTCACAGCCGGCGGTCTCGAAAGTCTTAGTGTGTTATTCCACGGCTATGCCGACAATACCTCGATGTCAAATGACTTTTATATTACGCTAACAGACAGCTCCAGTAACAGCAGCAAGGTTAATTACGGCGGCGAATCGTTCTCTCTCGATCAGCAGAACTGGGAGGCCTGGACCGCCTGGGATGTCGCTATTGCAGATTTTGACAATGGGTCAATAGATCTGACCAGTGTTGAAAAAGTTGCGTTTGGTATTGACGGCGGCCAGGGCGATATCTTCATAGACAGCTTCTACACATATCCGCAGAGGTGCGTAGCTGATCTTGGACCGGCCGGCGACCTGAACAACGACTGCGTTGTTGACCTGGCGGACTACAACGTGTTTGCCGCAGACTGGCTTGCTACAGGATACACTGTGACACCTCAGGCAGTGGCCGGTGATCCAGTGGTTTATTACGACTTTGAGGACGAAGGAATGTTTGCAGAAACAGTAACTAACAGGTCAACCTACGGCAGCGATCCGTCACTGTACAACGGTACAAGGACTCTGTTCAGCACTGAATATTCCACTGAAGGTGCTGTCGGAGGATGTATTGATCTGCTTGACGTCGCTGAGGTTGGAAACGTAAGTGTTCCGGCTTCGGTATTTGACAACGTCACCGATGCGGTTTCTGTTTCGGTCTGGGTCAATCTTCATGTACTCGAAGAAAATAAACACGCACCTGTATTCGTTGGTTTCCCGTCTTCTCCGGCAAACGTCTTTAACGGTTATGTTCCGTGGGTTGCCGCTCCAATGAGAGTTCGTTTTGTTACCGACAACAGCGAGGTTGTTCAGGAGGACGCAACATACAGAGGCACAGATGCTTATATAGGCGTTTGGAATCACTATGTGTTCACAAAGGATATAACAACCGGAGCCATGCGTATATTTATGAACGGTGATTTGATAGCCGAGAACTACACAGCTGAAACCATGCCGCAGATAAGTCAGTTTATGATCGGTGCGTCGCCGTCTTTCGTACAGCGTATGAAGGGCAAGGTTGATGAGTTCCGTATCTACGACTATGCTCTGAGCTGGGAAGAGGTTCTTACTCTCTACGGCGAGACAGAACCCAAAGAGGTAGCTCTCGATTCAGCAGCAGATCTTCTTGAGGACAATACGGTTGATTCGCAGGATCTGCAATTGTTAACAGCAGATTGGCTCAGTGAAATTCTGTTCCCAGAGAATTAA